ataactggtgagcagttgtgcacatcggACTCGCAATgaagggactctggcctccaccaggacactggtcaccagactcgttctaaaagctccagttgctaggcaaatgccacagtggtgaactgggtcgagtaaacgcaagaCTGAGGGCACCGCCGAACCATAAATCAGACTCCTATAGTCAAGGCAAGTTTGAAtgggggctctgtagagctgcagcagcgtagagcgatctgcataccagtttgtgttgctcaggcagcggagagccTTGAGGTGCCGCCAGAACtcccgcttaagctgatgaaggtgaggtagctAAGTCAATCAAGCACCAAAAacaagtcctaagaatcaatatgtctctacTACAGTGAGTGGACCATCACTAAGATGAAGTTCAGGTTtcagatgaacggtacgacaccTACAGAATTGCATgacacgactttgcagctgaaaactggaagccgtgggctagagcccattgcTGCACctcgtgaatggctccctgtaggtgccgctcagcagcaccagtactggaggaaaaaaatggctctgagcgccatgggactaaacttccgaggtcatcagtccagtactggaggagcaatacgaaatgcagaagtcatctgcatacagggaAGGGGAGACCgaaggccctacagctgctgctaagctgttaatggccactaaacatagagatacactcaatatggagccctgtggaatgccattctcctgaatacggggggaggggactatgggaggcaccaacttggacacgcaaAGTACGGTGTTACAGAACGTTTTGGATGAAAGTTTGGAGCAGGCCACAGAGactccactcatacaatgtggcaagaatatgatgtcgccaggtcgtgtcgtatgcttacgtaagtcaaaaaagaaagcaaccaggtgttggcatctgggaaAGGCGGTtctgatggcagactcgagggacacaagattatcagtgtagAGCGACTctggcagaagccaccctgacatggagccagtaggctatatgactccaggacccaacccaaccaccaacacaccatacattccagcggCTTACAGAGaactgatagctatccacatcaagcagattTCTACCGGGCTTTAGTACCGGAGTGATGGTGCTTTCCCACTATTgcgatgccatcgcaccagatctggttgaagatgatgacgatgatgatatatTGCTTTTAGTCAGGCGAGAGATGTTtagtcatctgactgtggatccgatctggacCATAAActatgtcggggcaatgtgcaaggacactgaggagctcccactctgttatggggttcactgtggcatgtagtgaatgagatgaCTTTCTTTTCCATCCACtgtttgagggtgtgaaaggctgggggataGTTCTCCAACGCAGAGGTTCAACCAAAGTGATCGGCAATCGCATTTGGGTTGGTAGAGAGCACACCATTGATGTtaacaccagggacacctgttggggtctggtacccagaaAGATgactgatcttcatccagacttgggaaggtgatgtatgtcACCCATGGTCAACATTTACCTCTCTCAACACGcctgtttccgtcattttataAGCAGGCGAATGCAGGcaaggagccgcttaaaggctattaagtgctctagggaagggtgccacttacgtCACTGTAGAGCTTGCAAATGCTCtctaattgcctcagtgacttgcggcgaccaccaagggactgtctttcgctgggAGCACCCTAGAGCGGTGGTTCCCAACACGTGGTCCGCGGACCCTGGGTGTCCGCGAGCTATGCCGGAGGGGTCcgtaagatgctattagaataaaagatATATTAAAtgcatttcgtatgataacagatttttttgttttggctgctcaatattttttcaataacgaatatgtcaatgttttttctaagcaccaaaaatagaaaacatataaaaagactcttaatttggcttttttaggtacttgatactgtgatgtgACAAGGTACTAATCATGGTCGATGAGGGGTTCCTCAAGAAAATTTTGTTGGATAATCCTGCCCTAGAGAACGAGGGATCACATTTTCCGCTGCAGAAATTatagttgtagtgacctgctcaatcacagcatcggtggcaccatgtgggggagattcaatggggACAGCACAGGTGAAGGCTACACAGTCTGCCTAGTTTAAAGCCAATCTGGGTATACGTCCATGGGCATGACATCAGGggaatgacaggaagatggggaagtggtcactaccacacaggtcatcgggttctctccagtggatggatggccaagtaactgccatgagccacactgaaatgtgtggcagccccagtgtttaagaggcagaggtcgagttgtgacagtaaatttttgacctccctaccttggccagtaagcatggtgccaccccacaagggattaTGCAAGTTACAATCTCgtcaaagtaggaaaggtttagggagttgatcaatcagtgcagccaatacattcatgGGTACCGtgccatctggagggagatattcGTTGCAGACAGTTAGTTCCTGCATCAtccatatcctgacagccacagcatcaagaagagtttgaaggggcacaggttcacaacataccgagttcaggacataaatgcaaactccacctgacactattatattcGCTATGGTTCTTATAATATCCCCTGCAGCCGAGAAGGACAGGGGTCTGCAttaccgggaaccaggtttcctggagggcaatgcagaaagcaggtgtaaagcttaactgttTTCTTAAGtctgccaggtggtggaaaaaaccaatgCACTTCTTCTGGAGGATGACATGATCGtgtgactgggaaggcatgaaacactcaataagGTAGTCTACACCTCAGggccacctgctgccaccaacttactACCTGAACAGGCTACATCCATTGTTCTGAGGGCCTGGTGAGATCTAGATAGTCAGCAGAATCCATTATCTTCACCTCattctcagacgcagagcttgaagGTAGCAGTGATGTGGGTGCCgccacaattcccttggtctttgAGGTCTTCTtattggatttctctcgctgatccTTTGGTTTCtcttgctgggagggcttcactgattcagtctccgggagtGAGGATCATCGTTAAGCCCTAcgacagctgcttttgggctcttcagccactggcaggtgccatctttcccactagcagaaacctgggaagggagtgacccatggGACCCCTACCTAGCGAGAGGAGCCAacgaagacttacacttctctagCTGAAAAGTGGGGGCTGGTGTGCCCAATGGCTGGGGGAACAGTGCTCCTGAGGTGGATGAtataggagcaacagggagggaagtgcccccaccatTAAGGGAGCAGGtttagtcttccggctctgagagccaactggagctcacggaactgatggggctacaactgttctcatagcggcAGCATAAAAGGAGGTCACAGCCACAGGATgcaggcgctcaaatttcctctcaGCCTCAATGTAGGTCAGTTAGTCCAGGatctattccatgattttcctttctcactgtaaaatcttgcagtctggtgagcaagggaaTGATGCTCtcctccgcagttgacacagatttggggggggggggggggggggggggggggggcacatggagtattgggatgggatggacatCGACAATGTCGACATATGATGCCAAAAGTACAGCAGGAAGAAGGAAgatatatggccaaacttccagcacttaaaacgctgcattgggggagggatatatggcttgacatcatagcagtaaaccatcaccttgaccttctcaggtaaagTTTCAccatcgaaggccaagatgaaggcactggtggcaacctgattatccctcactCTAAGTTCGCGCATAGCTCGTCGTcaggctgcaaaagaaggtccctgcggAATATAATaccttggaccatatttaagctgttatgagaagtgatggtaactgaaacatcacccagcttgtcacaagcgaggaatgcccatgactgggcagagaatgccgtttttatcaagactgaccctgaccgcattttgtacaagccctccacctccccaaacttgtcctctaaatgctctacaaaaaactagggCTTCATTGAGACAAAGGAGTGCCCATCAGCTATTGTACATACAAGGTACCGAGGTGAACAAGGTACGCtggccatccttagcctggcattcctcgcatggtgtggccagagaggggaataaTTTAGGATtgtacttccttgcattgtactgggacttggaacacttagagactgctggcatttgATCGATCACAAGCAAGTGATGACATGGTACGCTTCATCGcacgtcatccaccctgatgccacccactctgaccaggggccctccccaaggGAGCCAACCAGccacaggatggccattgctgtgagtcccaatgccccagggtgacaggcatctactccttggcatacatggggatttAACAGTGcaagcatcagcagagcaatccctgtgtagtcagggggctacaaccaacagggtacatggtggccccaccacaacggactggctaccgtgctggatgtgagGAGCAAAGAATTCGGCACGGAAAacaacactgcatagtgggtggaggaaaacgcacccagaatggtgtcctcacccaagagatggaggatgagtgggactgcaatgccacaacaagaaagtgggctaaagatgtgaatgcacaatggacacaatgcaccgtATAAGGTGCCCTTCCCAGTTGGCTCGCTGTtttggaaaattttgagaaatggaggtcaaaccctacaggggactatCACATAAAGGTCAAaaggtgagagactccttttagtcacctcttacaacaagcaggaatacctcgggcctattctaacccccgggccCAAGAGGGAAATAGTATATGAATAAAGATTGACTTTATAAGTAAAAGCTGAATACTTCTTGAGTGGCCATTGTAAATACTTCCATACCTGACTGCCACCATTCACAAATAAGTGGAATATAAGAAATTTTTTGGGCTAGTAGAAAATATATGGGGAAATTCCATTTACAACCTGCTCTTAGAAAGCcaacaaaatacttttaaaatctATGCTCCAGAGAAGCTGTTGAGGCAGCAACACCCTGCCAATCATTATTGATGAATGTGTTCAAATTGTGTGCACTACACATAGTGTCATCGATTTGTTTGTTTAACTTGCCAGATGATGGTGAAACTAAATTTAGCTATAGATGGATTTTTGAGTAAGAGTATTAATTCTATCAATGCATTACAGTAATAGTGTTGCAAGTGATGGTGGCAAATGCAATCAGTAGTGAATAAACTGGGGCCAATTCTGAGTAACATTATTGTCAGGAAACATTGAGAAAGACTCACACCTCCAAGTTCTACCAGATCTCTGACAATTTGGCCCTACATTCACACTTCCATGTGAGCTATAGAGACCAGACATTTGAAGGTGATAGCTGTCTCCAATCcaaatatcttcaagaatgtaataACAGAAAATGAACTGAATTGAGAGCCTGCAGTAAAACACAATGATTTACGTGAAACAGCAATATTTGTAAGTCTGCAGGCTATTGTGGCTGGAGTCATTGAAGGTAAAATAATCTAGGTTGTTAAGCAGCATCTTGttcctcttcaatttcttcttaCAGGActgatgttttgactcatcagctaACCATGGAGATCCTGAAGTACAAGATCTTGCCATTCTCTAACACCTCCTACACAAAAGCATCCAGTCTCTACTTAGCAGATAAATAAGAGTAATTCATTTTTCCTTCTTACAAATACTTACTCGCAGTGGTGCAACTCCTCCATCACTCCTAATCCAACAAATACATCTTCCTGCCGGCAGTAGAGGTGACAGTATTCACGGAACAGGATCACATCTTCAGTACATCTGTTGCCACTGAAGCGTCCACTAGGGCAATGGCATGAAGGGGCTTTTATTGTGTCATTCCAGTAACAAGTTCCACCATTCATGCAGTATCCACTACAGAGATCAGTTTCACAGCGATCTCCACCAAAACCTGACATACACAAGCACTTTGGCCAACCCGTATATGCTTCAGCTGAACATGTTCCATGGACACAGTAATTGTGACAGAGTGGGAGTTCACATCTTGCACCTGTGTACCCCACTGGACATTTACATGCTGGCACAGAGTTCTCATTATTTGCTGATACTATGCCATCATTCAGACAGTAACTCCCATCTGTAGGCCATGTTGAAGGCACTAGCATTACATTCctacaataaataaattttaaaaagtaaacatTAAAAAATGTAGCTCATCAAAATTAAGTTAAATTACATCTAAACACATGTGCAAATATGAAAGccataaattaaaatactgaatcaAGTCATTATATCAAAGTGAGAAAAACCAAATCTAATTAATCAGATTACTCAACTTTAAGAATGGTGTGGTTTATATTGAATGTCATACCAACATACTGTTAAACATTGTTTTAAAAACTATTTATAGAGGGCAAAGGGGTATCTAAGACCTGGCTAAAGGGTAGTCCTTGCCAGTGGTTGATCCACAGATTTGACAAATAATACAGAATGTATGAGCATTCCTCAATGTGGAAGCAAAAACTAAATTCACCAGCTTAGTTCCTCTGTCTCATTTGGAGGGCCTTGGACATCTTTGAAATTTATAATGTTAGACCATTCAATTAATTTAGACTCTCCGCTGACAATGGAAAACTTTGTTTACAATATATTTCTGTCAGTTTATCTTTTTTACCTCCATGCATACAGTAAACAAAGATGATAAGTGAAAATAAATGAGTGAACAATGTGTAAGGCATGTTATTTTCTCATTAATACGAtgatctaaataaaaaatataaatttcattaaaataatatgGAAGAATTCTTCCTAAATCAATTACAGTTGTTCAGCCTTGTGGGAGTTGTGGTCTACACAAATtgtaacaaagaacaaattactctGTTTACTACAATACCATTATTGCTGCAAGGCAGTTTAGTATTAAACCATTGGTACTCTTTTCTTACTTCAACATTATTCATCCACATTACTGCCATGAAcacacatttttactaaatgaataaaaaaaaatatttgaaatttctgttccagtaaatgCAAACAAACAGTATATTATAAATTTTGATTCAAGAACTTAATGTTATCCAATAGTTCTCAATTGCACCTACCTTTCTGTAGTTGCAGTTGTCTGTAAAGTTGTGATTTCAGTATCAGGTGTAGCCCATGGCAAAATTTCTTTACTTGGGTTGTTTGCATAACATGATGAAACAACTACCGATGTTAAACCTTTCAAAATTTTATGGCCACCCCAGCGCTGTACTGTCCATGGGTTCAAACCCTTGGGATCCATCGTTCGAAGGCTcaaaagtctgccatctgctttatctATCCAGAAAAGCCTTCCATGAGCAACTGTCATGGTGCGTGGTTCATCGTAGGAGCCTTTGTACAAGAGTTCTCTACCTGTTCCATCTAAATTGCTTCGTTCAATCTGAAAAGCATCACCTTCAGTATCATCACACCAAAACAGCTTTCTTGTTTGCCAGTCAACAGCTATACCCATTGGGTTAAAAAGATTCTCTTTTATTAGTATTTCTCTGTGAAAATAATCAAGCCTTGTTCTCTCAATTGTAGAATTTCTATATTCAGTGTTGGTCCAATACAGGTAGCTGGAAAAGAAAGAGAGAAGCCTTGTATCACAGAATGACATAAATAAATCTACAAGAAGTTAAAATTTACCATAGTGAGGTGGCTGATTATCTTACCGGCCACAGCTATCTACAGCAATTCCTTGTAGAGTAACATTCTCAAACTGATGGAGAACTCTGCCACTACTAGTCTGCCAGGCATGTTTATACCACATTAAAGCACCCTTTTTTCCTGTTGTCCAGTATATGGCATCAGTCACATTGGAATATGCAACACCCATTATTTTAGTAGCTGGTTCTGTAATACAGCAGAGTGAATTACACAACCTCTCATCACAGGCTAACAACTAATATACCATTGAAGAACATTCCTTttttgtggtttcttttttttaattgtaaagcCTGTCATAGTTTTAAGCTTTTAATATAGTACATGATAATTACAGCGATGACACACAGAATGATAATCTCAAGCCAAAGCATGCTGGAACTGGGAAAGGCCTCTTGTTTTCTAGCTATAGTAGTTTGACCATTACGTTCCCAATGTAGCCAAATTAATTTTGCCTAGTTCTTATGGAATTTTATTGTTCTAATTTTATGCCTGATTAACAACTGCTGAAAACTGCTGGTTGATTGTGAATTATGTAAGCAGGCATGTGTCCTATCATCTGGATGGTTGTGTTTTTTTCGGATGGGGGGTATTGCAGCTTTTGCAGTCCCATCATTTCAGCTATGTTCAGTACAGTCTGATGTTATGCAGTCGATGATCACAAGTCTCCTCAAGATGTATGACTAGATCAGAGACATGGTTCCACAGGTGGAACCTATGAATTAATGTGTCAATGGGATCATACGTTGCACATGTGGAAGTTGTGCTGAGATGGATGTTGTATAACTTTTTTAATTGGTTACCATTTTTTCCACTGATGGTCAGGTACCACATGGCTCTAATTTAGATGTTACAACATTGTGGTGTAGATTCCTCCAGATAATATCCTAGTTTAACCAGGGATAGAgttctcttaattttttttccttcactgttgTTAAAAAGTCTTGTTAAGAAATTCTGTGTATTGTGGTTCTTGTTTAAGTAGCTGAACTCTTAAAAATATGACTTGATAAATTTTAAAGCTCTTGGTATTACTGTTATTTTGAAGAGCAGCTCCATGCTTACTAGCTCCCATTTGTTGATTAAGGTTTCCAATACTATGGTCCCCACTCCGCACACTTTCATGCGTGAAGCTAGTCAGGAGAGATTAGCAATTTTTGCCCCTCATGGTTGGGAGTGTTAAGGCATCTTGATGCACTTAAAACTATTTCTCCTCATAGTAACCATCACAGCACTCATTTAATGTTGTCTGCTATGGCAACAGGTACTGAAAGCATCCATGCTAAGTAATTCAGTTTCAGTATTACCTAGTTTTTTAGTGTTGTGTTTGCATTGCCCgtggcttacacacacacacacacacacacacacacacacacacacacacacacatattggcaGATGTACTGTGCAACTTAAGTCACTACAAATGGCAACAAGGAGATTTTCATTTATTTAGCAGAGCACCCATTGCTACAGTAAAATCGCTGATTAAGCAATGCATTAAAATTAGATCCTCCAGTGATGATACGGTATCCTGTATGTCATCGGCGTATGTTGCAAAATATATCCTGATGTTTCTGATAGTCGCACCACATGATGTGGCCGTGATGTCTGTTAAGAGGGGCTCTGCAGCAATGGCATTTGAGCCATTGAGAGTGGGCATTCTTACTGGCTTGAATGCTCAGTTTCAAGAGACAAGTTtaagtttcttttgtttctttcaatgATCTCCTTACTTTTTGGTCTTGCCCATTTTATGTATGGTTTCGCAGATATTTTTATTGCTTATGACAAGATATGTCTTCCCAAAGTTATAAGTGAACTGTAACCCTTGCTTTGTGTAAAGGCATTAATTATATCATAGAGATTGCTGGTGACAGATATTACACTTTGGCCACCATGTTGCTGTATTGATATGCACCAAAATTCTTTAATACTAGTTGTATTCATAGTTTGACCTTTTAGTCAGCATGTAAGAGAGTGATGGGACTCATTTTATTAGTATTCTTGCTGTTACCCTTCTTATGCAGTGGCATGAGAATGCCATCTTTTACTGA
This genomic interval from Schistocerca cancellata isolate TAMUIC-IGC-003103 chromosome 3, iqSchCanc2.1, whole genome shotgun sequence contains the following:
- the LOC126175421 gene encoding protein cueball — translated: MKKILVFLTVILVSERSDCWDLAVAVDSKIQFLIIGGNETRISDGGFDSVQELSYNQRDEIYVVDKKGKDSYIYSYKIGIPEQEPKMIISEPATKIMGVAYSNVTDAIYWTTGKKGALMWYKHAWQTSSGRVLHQFENVTLQGIAVDSCGRYLYWTNTEYRNSTIERTRLDYFHREILIKENLFNPMGIAVDWQTRKLFWCDDTEGDAFQIERSNLDGTGRELLYKGSYDEPRTMTVAHGRLFWIDKADGRLLSLRTMDPKGLNPWTVQRWGGHKILKGLTSVVVSSCYANNPSKEILPWATPDTEITTLQTTATTERNVMLVPSTWPTDGSYCLNDGIVSANNENSVPACKCPVGYTGARCELPLCHNYCVHGTCSAEAYTGWPKCLCMSGFGGDRCETDLCSGYCMNGGTCYWNDTIKAPSCHCPSGRFSGNRCTEDVILFREYCHLYCRQEDVFVGLGVMEELHHCDCSDVYEVTTNNSLPRTAEHTVQPEPQTAALLIACIALGCSVIALLIFLGVALRRMSILNKQPRLRKRIIVNKKARQQELPDRRPSGQSTGEQCEITIENCCNMNICETPCYEPKLRAGKSPTKDEKKNLLVSMEGASTGASSENSLY